The Bacteroidetes bacterium SB0662_bin_6 sequence TGTCATCCTCGTATTCTATCGTGGCGCGCGCAAAGTCCTCGGACGGGCGATTCGCATAATCCACTTCCGAGCCGAACCGTTTTTTCAGGTCCTCCACATAATGCGGGCGCGACCACTTCAGGCTGGCGATATGGGCCGAGACTTTCTTCAGGCGAATGCTGCCGCGCGGAGCGCCCGGAGCCGTGAGCAGATACCGCCCCACCTCCACGCTGTGACACATCATGTCGTTCAGTACCCCGCCGCCCTGCATTTCTCCCTGCCAGAACCAGGGGGCATGCGGCCCGCTGTGCTCCTCGGCGGCGCGGGCCAGATAGGGACGGCCCGTGATCGCCGCCGCCCGGCGCCAGATGATTTCATGGCCGCGGACGAGGCCGGGCTCGAACAATTGATCTTCGAGGTAGCCGTGCAGCACGCCCGCTTCCTCGACCAACTCGACGACGCGCTTCGCCTCCCGCACGTTACGGCCCAGCGGTTTCTCGCAGGCGATACCCACCAGTTCCCCCTTCCCGGACTTGATCGCCGCCACGATCTCCTCCATGTTCTCGATGCGCTTGTGGTTCGGCCCGCATATCCACAGCGCATCGATAGCCGGATCCGCCACCATGTCGGTGATCGAGTCGTAGGCCTTCGCCTCGCCTACGCGGAGCTCCCGTGCATAGGCCGCCGCGCTTTCCGCACGGCCGCGGTTCGGACTCCAGATGCCCAGTACGTCCGCATCGCGGACCGCCTGCCAGGACAATAAATGAAACCGGGTGATGAAACCGCTGCCAATGAAACCTACCCCAAGTCGCCGTCCAGCCATGTCGTAAAATCGGGTTTTTGTGTAAATGGTGCGCGTGCGGCCAACAAAGTAGGCATTCCAAGCGTTCCCGTGCGTATAATTCAGCAAAGAAATTTGTCGGCGCGCCGCATGCATACGCGGAACGGCCCCTGACGTTGCGCTGACCGAGTTCGATTCGAAT is a genomic window containing:
- a CDS encoding Gfo/Idh/MocA family oxidoreductase, whose product is MAGRRLGVGFIGSGFITRFHLLSWQAVRDADVLGIWSPNRGRAESAAAYARELRVGEAKAYDSITDMVADPAIDALWICGPNHKRIENMEEIVAAIKSGKGELVGIACEKPLGRNVREAKRVVELVEEAGVLHGYLEDQLFEPGLVRGHEIIWRRAAAITGRPYLARAAEEHSGPHAPWFWQGEMQGGGVLNDMMCHSVEVGRYLLTAPGAPRGSIRLKKVSAHIASLKWSRPHYVEDLKKRFGSEVDYANRPSEDFARATIEYEDDKGRPLIAEVTTSWSFVGAGLRLSSELLGPEYSMYHNTLDAGTKLFFSREVSGAQGEDLVEKQNAEQGLMPVVGNEASEYGYENENRYFVQQFLDGKQSDVDFHAGLEVVELLMTAYMSAELERTLLWKPEGLEDFVPAVAQGTWRP